The following are from one region of the Epinephelus fuscoguttatus linkage group LG11, E.fuscoguttatus.final_Chr_v1 genome:
- the churc1 gene encoding protein Churchill translates to MCNGCVQKEYPDRGNTCLENGSYLMNYLGCANCHQRDFVLISNKATEDDDGEEIVTYDHVCKNCDHVIARHEYTFSVVDEYQEYTMLCMLCGKAEDSISVLPDDPRQSAPLF, encoded by the exons atgtgCAACGGCTGCGTGCAGAAAGAATACCCGGACCGG GGCAACACCTGTCTGGAGAATGGCTCCTACCTGATGAACTACCTGGGCTGTGCCAACTGCCACCAGAGGGACTTTGTGCTGATCAGCAATAAAGCcacagaggatgatgatggagaGGAGATCGTCACATATGACC ATGTCTGCAAAAACTGTGACCACGTCATCGCCAGGCACGAATACACTTTCTCTGTTGTTGATGAATACCAG GAGTACACTATGCTCTGCATGCTGTGTGGAAAGGCAGAGGACTCCATCAGTGTGTTACCAGATGACCCCAGACAGTCTGCGCCTCTCTTCTAG
- the znf106b gene encoding zinc finger protein 106 isoform X1, whose amino-acid sequence MAKVQTPNEKVVKPPVKKKNNHNSKNYKNTKRNYCILCRRFHMKHEAQEHVHSMLHHRELETVLGKDSFHECQACKASSMGLNEYARHISTAEHKAKLKSLTQKKVKALSLFKTLDKETMGQILERNKTLKKEEKKAMKKKKKKLKQIAGQKRAAMQQGGSHKNVAVSNVARPEKSKQVNTRILKQGTYQQERNDAVVQNKENKVSSLQRPLYQRESVLQSQSGRLTYLSGEPAGRTLHCSNVRDQSTQSAQQPDNYSVKTESSQSDRLNRRPQGGVTNKPGQKSWPTNSQNDYYNKQYDGDFTSDQLPHNGAIIFGHGQNESTESSQPGQEGSAHHASASGSANAAPIRDVDISAMLRQIRRALGVREPCRADREARKQSSEAGVRVTEKESPTGSSCRRHAKEATLPVTSAAAPSVQSSQVNSPARASHSGVSSSSVAPPEPKQTTFRTTQGATQQCEKSSVSASNSNRALNSKERESQAPPDSQTSEPTSNITRRVRIAHRSATVQGGNAAGLKPTLNKVFSFSGGSSKSNWREVYEERKKQARGKSMPRFGIQLANPLSNQQSSTQAESDMTLSEGFHWESFPNSPSAAHWTGLPPPPQDTVYNDSRTETQSAPQVQEPLEPPGAAQEGCSRQTVHAVSVKMEQSCEDENGDLRASSGASKRKHNMYDDVSDKQSSGKKKKTKSNTDQGQMDQLLAVSLREDELSHSLQDLDRSLIQARSALQAAYTEVQRLLLLRQQFTAEINSLRAQRIEILQGMQGGYSGASTITERATTSPAGARLSPLPSSSAFPTQPSPTNPVSSISPLALTAMQVKQEIFQQSAAGQASQFAKMLPCNSETPQVPATQPVPLFPADLLPSLLLPSTSLAAPTTAVTSLKQLQSEPSVSPNVNQQTVRLASEEAQPADNDSEEEAGGNLSTEQVKGKEPAAEKSDSTSAPKRGQNASAAASDDDGDSESDASVKMMEPSNPVVIDIDESDNEDAPDDPIQQEPPEKSVSVEFHSSSTQVVQDNDAERKVQPTAVPVKDASVPSEGVENEEPSVGAFLNHTGPVHGLQVHEGRLYTCSGDNTARAYGLMNREYQAVFEGHTNKVNCLLVASFPNMPARLYTGSSDQTIRCYSIKTTKCLEQITLSDRVLCLHTAWNILFAGLANGSVASYDLKTLKQLDVFECHGPRGVSCLGTAQEGARRVLLVGSYDSTISVRDAKSGLLLRTLEGHTKTVLCMKVVNDLVFSGSSDTSVHAHNIHTGELVRIYKGHGHAVTSIVILGKVMVTACLDKLVRVYELQSHDRLQVYGGHNDMVMCMAVHKSVIYTGCYDGSVQAVKLNLMKNYRCWWQNCALIFGMAEHLLQHLVKDHSNPNLQSVKCRWRGCSTFFGTQQCVRQKLPEHMQNHAENDSKVQL is encoded by the exons ATGGCAAAGGTTCAAACCCCAAATGAAAAGGTGGTGAAACCCCCTGTGAAGAAAAAGAACAACCACAACTCTAAAAACTACAAGAACACCAAAAGGAACTACTGTATTCTGTGTCGCAGGTTTCATATGAAACAT GAAGCACAAGAGCATGTGCATAGTATGCTGCATCACAGGGAGCTGGAGACTGTGCTGGGCAA GGATTCATTTCATGAGTGTCAGGCGTGTAAGGCCTCCTCCATGGGTTTAAACGAATACGCTCGGCACATCTCCACCGCTGAACACAAAGCCAAGTTGAAGAGCTTGACGCAGAAGAAGGTGAAGGCCCTCTCTCTGTTCAAGACTCTGGACAAAGAGACCATGGGCCAGATCCTGGAGAGAAACAAGACACTAAAAAAAGAGGA gAAGAAagcaatgaaaaagaaaaagaagaaactgaAGCAGATAGCTGGTCAGAAGCGTGCAGCCATGCAACAGGGAGGCAGCCATAAAAACGTGGCGGTGTCCAATGTAGCGAGGCCGGAAAAATCCAAACAAGTGAACACAAGGATACTGAAACAGGGAACGTACCAGCAGGAGAGAAATGACGCTGTTGTTCAAAACAAAGAGAATAAAGTATCCAGTCTGCAAAGACCTCTTTACCAAAGAGAATCAGTTTTGCAGTCTCAAAGTGGAAGATTGACTTATTTGTCAGGAGAACCTGCAGGTCGAACTCTGCATTGCTCTAATGTTCGAGACCAGTCCACCCAATCAGCACAGCAGCCTGACAACTATTCAGTCAAAACTGAGAGCTCCCAATCGGACAGACTTAATAGGAGACCACAAGGAGGTGTCACTAACAAGCCGGGACAAAAATCATGGCCTACCAACAGCCAGAATGACTATTACAACAAGCAGTATGATGGAGACTTCACCAGTGACCAGCTTCCTCATAACGGAGCCATCATCTTTGGTCACGGCCAAAATGAGAGCACGGAATCTTCTCAGCCAGGACAAGAAGGTTCAGCTCACCATGCTTCAGCGAGTGGATCTGCCAACGCAGCTCCCATACGGGATGTCGACATCAGCGCGATGCTACGGCAAATCAGAAGAGCGCTTGGTGTTAGGGAGCCGTGCAGAGCTGACCGTGAAGCCCGGAAGCAGAGCAGTGAGGCGGGTGTCCGGGTGACTGAGAAAGAGTCGCCGACAGGCAGCTCCTGTAGGAGGCACGCCAAGGAGGCTACACTTCCCGTCActtctgctgcagctccatctGTGCAGTCTTCACAGGTCAACAGCCCTGCTCGTGCATCCCATTCTGGCGTTTCTTCGTCCAGTGTTGCTCCTCCTGAGCCAAAGCAGACGACATTTAGAACGACGCAGGGAGCGACACAACAGTGTGAGAAAAGCTCAGTGTCTGCAAGTAACTCAAATAGAGCATTAAACAGCAAAGAGAGAGAATCTCAGGCCCCGCCTGACAGCCAGACCTCTGAGCCTACCTCGAACATCACCCGCAGGGTTCGAATCGCCCACAGATCAGCCACAGTTCAGGGGGGAAATGCGGCTGGACTTAAACCAACCCTGAATAAAGTGTTCAGCTTTTCAGGGGGCAGTAGTAAGTCGAACTGGAGGGAGGTGtatgaggagaggaagaagcagGCGAGGGGCAAAAGCATGCCCAG GTTTGGAATTCAGCTGGCAAACCCTCTGTCGAACCAACAAAGCTCAACACAAGCAGAATCTGACATGACTCTCTCAGAGGGCTTCCACTGGGAGTCGTTCCCAAACAGTCCTTCAGCTGCACACTGGACTGGACTACCTCCTCCGCCCCAGGACACAGTATATAATGACTCTCGCACAGAAACTCAGTCAGCTCCTCAGGTGCAGGAGCCTTTGGAGCCACCTGGTGCAGCTCAGGAAGGCTGCAGCAGGCAGACGGTCCACGCTGTCTCTGTGAAGATGGAGCAAAGCTGTGAGGATGAGAACGGAGATTTGAGAGCCAGCAGTGGTGCCAGCAAGAGGAAACACAACATG TATGATGACGTTTCTGATAAGCAGTCAAgtggaaaaaagaagaaaacaaagtcaaacacaG ACCAGGGCCAGATGGACCAGCTGTTGGCCGTGTCTCTGAGGGAGGATGAGCTGAGCCACTCGTTGCAGGATTTGGACAGGTCTCTGATCCAGGCCCGCAGTGCCCTGCAAGCTGCCTACACAGAGGTCCAAAGACTCCTGCTATTGAGACAGCAG TTTACTGCTGAGATCAACAGTCTGAGAGCCCAGCGCATTGAAATCCTGCAGGGGATGCAAG GAGGATACTCAGGAGCATCTACCATAACAGAGAGAGCCACCACCTCACCAGCAGGGGCAAGACTCTCTCCCCTTCCTTCCTCTAGTGCCTTTCCCACTCAGCCATCACCCACAAACCCAGTATCTTCCATCAGCCCCCTTGCCCTGACAGCCATGCAAGTAAAGCAAGAAATCTTCCAACAGTCCGCAGCAGGACAGGCCAGTCAGTTTGCCAAAATGCTCCCCTGTAACTCTGAGACACCTCAGGTACCTGCGACCCAACCTGTGCCCTTGTTTCCCGCTGATTTGCTCCCctcactgctgctgccatcaaCAAGCTTAGctgctccaacaactgctgTCACCTCTCTGAAACAACTCCAATCTGAGCCCTCTGTATCACCAAATGTAAATCAGCAGACTGTTAGGTTAGCGAGCGAAGAAGCACAGCCAGCCGACAATGATTCTGAGGAAGAGGCAGGAGGAAATCTCAGCACAGAGCAAGTTAAAGGAAAAGAGCCAGCAGCAGAGAAGTCTGACTCCACTTCAGCCCCCAAAAGAGGTCAGAATGCATCTGCTGCAGCATCGGACGACGATGGAGATAGTGAGAGCGACGCCTCTGTCAAAATGATGGAGCCCTCCAACCCGGTGGTCATTGATATCGATGAATCAGACAATGAGGACGCACCAGATGATCCAATCCAACAAGAGCCCCCTGAGAAGTCTGTCAGTGTGGAATTTCATTCTTCAAGCACACAGGTGGTTCAGGATAATGATGCTGAGAG GAAAGTTCAGCCGACAGCTGTGCCAGTGAAAGATGCCAGTGTTCCTTCGG aggGTGTTGAGAATGAGGAGCCATCTGTGGGAGCTTTTTTGAATCACACAGGACCAGTCCACGGCCTCCAGGTTCATGAGGGTCGACTGTACACGTGTTCAGGGGACAACACGGCGCGGGCCTACGGTCTTATG AACAGGGAGTACCAGGCTGTGTTTGAAGGTCACACAAACAAAGTCAACTGTCTGCTGGTAGCATCGTTCCCAAACATGCCGGCGCGCCTCTACACCGGATCCAGTGACCAGACTATCCGCTGTTACAGCATAAAG ACCACAAAGTGTCTGGAGCAGATCACTCTATCGGACAGAGTGTTGTGTTTGCACACTGCCTGGAACATCCTGTTTGCTGGACTCGCCAATGGATCAGTGGCTAGCTATGACTTAAAG ACTCTGAAGCAGTTGGATGTGTTTGAGTGCCACGGCCCACGAGGTGTGAGCTGCCTGGGTACAGCACAGGAAGGCGCCCGCCGAGTCCTGCTGGTCGGCTCCTACGACAGCACCATCAGCGTACGAGACGCCAAGAGTGGCCTGCTGCTACGCACGCTGGAGGGTCACACAAAAACTGTACTCTGCATGAAG gTGGTGAATGACCTGGTCTTCAGTGGCTCCAGTGACACATCTGTTCATGCCCACAACATCCAC ACGGGCGAGCTGGTTCGCATCTACAAGGGTCACGGTCATGCCGTCACATCAATAGTCATCTTGGGGAAAGTGATGGTGACAGCCTGTCTGGATAAACTGGTCCGAGTTTACGAGCTCCAG TCCCATGACCGCCTGCAGGTGTATGGGGGTCACAATGACATGGTGATGTGCATGGCCGTACACAAGAGTGTG ATCTACACAGGCTGCTATGATGGCAGTGTTCAAGCTGTGAAGCTCAACTTGATGAAGAACTACCGCTGCTGG TGGCAGAATTGCGCTCTGATCTTCGGCATGGCGGAGCATCTTTTGCAGCACCTCGTCAAAGACCACAGCAACCCGAATCTGCAGTCTGTCAAATGCCGCTGGAGAGGCTGCAGCACTTTCTTTGGCACGCAGCAGTGTGTTCGGCAG AAGCTGCCGGAGCACATGCAGAACCACGCGGAGAACGACAGTAAAGTGCAGCTTTGA
- the znf106b gene encoding zinc finger protein 106 isoform X2 — protein MAKVQTPNEKVVKPPVKKKNNHNSKNYKNTKRNYCILCRRFHMKHEAQEHVHSMLHHRELETVLGKDSFHECQACKASSMGLNEYARHISTAEHKAKLKSLTQKKVKALSLFKTLDKETMGQILERNKTLKKEKKAMKKKKKKLKQIAGQKRAAMQQGGSHKNVAVSNVARPEKSKQVNTRILKQGTYQQERNDAVVQNKENKVSSLQRPLYQRESVLQSQSGRLTYLSGEPAGRTLHCSNVRDQSTQSAQQPDNYSVKTESSQSDRLNRRPQGGVTNKPGQKSWPTNSQNDYYNKQYDGDFTSDQLPHNGAIIFGHGQNESTESSQPGQEGSAHHASASGSANAAPIRDVDISAMLRQIRRALGVREPCRADREARKQSSEAGVRVTEKESPTGSSCRRHAKEATLPVTSAAAPSVQSSQVNSPARASHSGVSSSSVAPPEPKQTTFRTTQGATQQCEKSSVSASNSNRALNSKERESQAPPDSQTSEPTSNITRRVRIAHRSATVQGGNAAGLKPTLNKVFSFSGGSSKSNWREVYEERKKQARGKSMPRFGIQLANPLSNQQSSTQAESDMTLSEGFHWESFPNSPSAAHWTGLPPPPQDTVYNDSRTETQSAPQVQEPLEPPGAAQEGCSRQTVHAVSVKMEQSCEDENGDLRASSGASKRKHNMYDDVSDKQSSGKKKKTKSNTDQGQMDQLLAVSLREDELSHSLQDLDRSLIQARSALQAAYTEVQRLLLLRQQFTAEINSLRAQRIEILQGMQGGYSGASTITERATTSPAGARLSPLPSSSAFPTQPSPTNPVSSISPLALTAMQVKQEIFQQSAAGQASQFAKMLPCNSETPQVPATQPVPLFPADLLPSLLLPSTSLAAPTTAVTSLKQLQSEPSVSPNVNQQTVRLASEEAQPADNDSEEEAGGNLSTEQVKGKEPAAEKSDSTSAPKRGQNASAAASDDDGDSESDASVKMMEPSNPVVIDIDESDNEDAPDDPIQQEPPEKSVSVEFHSSSTQVVQDNDAERKVQPTAVPVKDASVPSEGVENEEPSVGAFLNHTGPVHGLQVHEGRLYTCSGDNTARAYGLMNREYQAVFEGHTNKVNCLLVASFPNMPARLYTGSSDQTIRCYSIKTTKCLEQITLSDRVLCLHTAWNILFAGLANGSVASYDLKTLKQLDVFECHGPRGVSCLGTAQEGARRVLLVGSYDSTISVRDAKSGLLLRTLEGHTKTVLCMKVVNDLVFSGSSDTSVHAHNIHTGELVRIYKGHGHAVTSIVILGKVMVTACLDKLVRVYELQSHDRLQVYGGHNDMVMCMAVHKSVIYTGCYDGSVQAVKLNLMKNYRCWWQNCALIFGMAEHLLQHLVKDHSNPNLQSVKCRWRGCSTFFGTQQCVRQKLPEHMQNHAENDSKVQL, from the exons ATGGCAAAGGTTCAAACCCCAAATGAAAAGGTGGTGAAACCCCCTGTGAAGAAAAAGAACAACCACAACTCTAAAAACTACAAGAACACCAAAAGGAACTACTGTATTCTGTGTCGCAGGTTTCATATGAAACAT GAAGCACAAGAGCATGTGCATAGTATGCTGCATCACAGGGAGCTGGAGACTGTGCTGGGCAA GGATTCATTTCATGAGTGTCAGGCGTGTAAGGCCTCCTCCATGGGTTTAAACGAATACGCTCGGCACATCTCCACCGCTGAACACAAAGCCAAGTTGAAGAGCTTGACGCAGAAGAAGGTGAAGGCCCTCTCTCTGTTCAAGACTCTGGACAAAGAGACCATGGGCCAGATCCTGGAGAGAAACAAGACACTAAAAAAAGA gAAGAAagcaatgaaaaagaaaaagaagaaactgaAGCAGATAGCTGGTCAGAAGCGTGCAGCCATGCAACAGGGAGGCAGCCATAAAAACGTGGCGGTGTCCAATGTAGCGAGGCCGGAAAAATCCAAACAAGTGAACACAAGGATACTGAAACAGGGAACGTACCAGCAGGAGAGAAATGACGCTGTTGTTCAAAACAAAGAGAATAAAGTATCCAGTCTGCAAAGACCTCTTTACCAAAGAGAATCAGTTTTGCAGTCTCAAAGTGGAAGATTGACTTATTTGTCAGGAGAACCTGCAGGTCGAACTCTGCATTGCTCTAATGTTCGAGACCAGTCCACCCAATCAGCACAGCAGCCTGACAACTATTCAGTCAAAACTGAGAGCTCCCAATCGGACAGACTTAATAGGAGACCACAAGGAGGTGTCACTAACAAGCCGGGACAAAAATCATGGCCTACCAACAGCCAGAATGACTATTACAACAAGCAGTATGATGGAGACTTCACCAGTGACCAGCTTCCTCATAACGGAGCCATCATCTTTGGTCACGGCCAAAATGAGAGCACGGAATCTTCTCAGCCAGGACAAGAAGGTTCAGCTCACCATGCTTCAGCGAGTGGATCTGCCAACGCAGCTCCCATACGGGATGTCGACATCAGCGCGATGCTACGGCAAATCAGAAGAGCGCTTGGTGTTAGGGAGCCGTGCAGAGCTGACCGTGAAGCCCGGAAGCAGAGCAGTGAGGCGGGTGTCCGGGTGACTGAGAAAGAGTCGCCGACAGGCAGCTCCTGTAGGAGGCACGCCAAGGAGGCTACACTTCCCGTCActtctgctgcagctccatctGTGCAGTCTTCACAGGTCAACAGCCCTGCTCGTGCATCCCATTCTGGCGTTTCTTCGTCCAGTGTTGCTCCTCCTGAGCCAAAGCAGACGACATTTAGAACGACGCAGGGAGCGACACAACAGTGTGAGAAAAGCTCAGTGTCTGCAAGTAACTCAAATAGAGCATTAAACAGCAAAGAGAGAGAATCTCAGGCCCCGCCTGACAGCCAGACCTCTGAGCCTACCTCGAACATCACCCGCAGGGTTCGAATCGCCCACAGATCAGCCACAGTTCAGGGGGGAAATGCGGCTGGACTTAAACCAACCCTGAATAAAGTGTTCAGCTTTTCAGGGGGCAGTAGTAAGTCGAACTGGAGGGAGGTGtatgaggagaggaagaagcagGCGAGGGGCAAAAGCATGCCCAG GTTTGGAATTCAGCTGGCAAACCCTCTGTCGAACCAACAAAGCTCAACACAAGCAGAATCTGACATGACTCTCTCAGAGGGCTTCCACTGGGAGTCGTTCCCAAACAGTCCTTCAGCTGCACACTGGACTGGACTACCTCCTCCGCCCCAGGACACAGTATATAATGACTCTCGCACAGAAACTCAGTCAGCTCCTCAGGTGCAGGAGCCTTTGGAGCCACCTGGTGCAGCTCAGGAAGGCTGCAGCAGGCAGACGGTCCACGCTGTCTCTGTGAAGATGGAGCAAAGCTGTGAGGATGAGAACGGAGATTTGAGAGCCAGCAGTGGTGCCAGCAAGAGGAAACACAACATG TATGATGACGTTTCTGATAAGCAGTCAAgtggaaaaaagaagaaaacaaagtcaaacacaG ACCAGGGCCAGATGGACCAGCTGTTGGCCGTGTCTCTGAGGGAGGATGAGCTGAGCCACTCGTTGCAGGATTTGGACAGGTCTCTGATCCAGGCCCGCAGTGCCCTGCAAGCTGCCTACACAGAGGTCCAAAGACTCCTGCTATTGAGACAGCAG TTTACTGCTGAGATCAACAGTCTGAGAGCCCAGCGCATTGAAATCCTGCAGGGGATGCAAG GAGGATACTCAGGAGCATCTACCATAACAGAGAGAGCCACCACCTCACCAGCAGGGGCAAGACTCTCTCCCCTTCCTTCCTCTAGTGCCTTTCCCACTCAGCCATCACCCACAAACCCAGTATCTTCCATCAGCCCCCTTGCCCTGACAGCCATGCAAGTAAAGCAAGAAATCTTCCAACAGTCCGCAGCAGGACAGGCCAGTCAGTTTGCCAAAATGCTCCCCTGTAACTCTGAGACACCTCAGGTACCTGCGACCCAACCTGTGCCCTTGTTTCCCGCTGATTTGCTCCCctcactgctgctgccatcaaCAAGCTTAGctgctccaacaactgctgTCACCTCTCTGAAACAACTCCAATCTGAGCCCTCTGTATCACCAAATGTAAATCAGCAGACTGTTAGGTTAGCGAGCGAAGAAGCACAGCCAGCCGACAATGATTCTGAGGAAGAGGCAGGAGGAAATCTCAGCACAGAGCAAGTTAAAGGAAAAGAGCCAGCAGCAGAGAAGTCTGACTCCACTTCAGCCCCCAAAAGAGGTCAGAATGCATCTGCTGCAGCATCGGACGACGATGGAGATAGTGAGAGCGACGCCTCTGTCAAAATGATGGAGCCCTCCAACCCGGTGGTCATTGATATCGATGAATCAGACAATGAGGACGCACCAGATGATCCAATCCAACAAGAGCCCCCTGAGAAGTCTGTCAGTGTGGAATTTCATTCTTCAAGCACACAGGTGGTTCAGGATAATGATGCTGAGAG GAAAGTTCAGCCGACAGCTGTGCCAGTGAAAGATGCCAGTGTTCCTTCGG aggGTGTTGAGAATGAGGAGCCATCTGTGGGAGCTTTTTTGAATCACACAGGACCAGTCCACGGCCTCCAGGTTCATGAGGGTCGACTGTACACGTGTTCAGGGGACAACACGGCGCGGGCCTACGGTCTTATG AACAGGGAGTACCAGGCTGTGTTTGAAGGTCACACAAACAAAGTCAACTGTCTGCTGGTAGCATCGTTCCCAAACATGCCGGCGCGCCTCTACACCGGATCCAGTGACCAGACTATCCGCTGTTACAGCATAAAG ACCACAAAGTGTCTGGAGCAGATCACTCTATCGGACAGAGTGTTGTGTTTGCACACTGCCTGGAACATCCTGTTTGCTGGACTCGCCAATGGATCAGTGGCTAGCTATGACTTAAAG ACTCTGAAGCAGTTGGATGTGTTTGAGTGCCACGGCCCACGAGGTGTGAGCTGCCTGGGTACAGCACAGGAAGGCGCCCGCCGAGTCCTGCTGGTCGGCTCCTACGACAGCACCATCAGCGTACGAGACGCCAAGAGTGGCCTGCTGCTACGCACGCTGGAGGGTCACACAAAAACTGTACTCTGCATGAAG gTGGTGAATGACCTGGTCTTCAGTGGCTCCAGTGACACATCTGTTCATGCCCACAACATCCAC ACGGGCGAGCTGGTTCGCATCTACAAGGGTCACGGTCATGCCGTCACATCAATAGTCATCTTGGGGAAAGTGATGGTGACAGCCTGTCTGGATAAACTGGTCCGAGTTTACGAGCTCCAG TCCCATGACCGCCTGCAGGTGTATGGGGGTCACAATGACATGGTGATGTGCATGGCCGTACACAAGAGTGTG ATCTACACAGGCTGCTATGATGGCAGTGTTCAAGCTGTGAAGCTCAACTTGATGAAGAACTACCGCTGCTGG TGGCAGAATTGCGCTCTGATCTTCGGCATGGCGGAGCATCTTTTGCAGCACCTCGTCAAAGACCACAGCAACCCGAATCTGCAGTCTGTCAAATGCCGCTGGAGAGGCTGCAGCACTTTCTTTGGCACGCAGCAGTGTGTTCGGCAG AAGCTGCCGGAGCACATGCAGAACCACGCGGAGAACGACAGTAAAGTGCAGCTTTGA